From Pseudobdellovibrio exovorus JSS, a single genomic window includes:
- a CDS encoding cell division protein ZapA produces MVESDKAHLKKTFNFTIAGVPYKLKTSHEEHTVYELVDYVDQKVTEALAVTKNSSFQNAAVLAALNIAEEMILLKQKAQAELEKLEAKALKLSQDLENSKTNKASIY; encoded by the coding sequence ATGGTTGAGTCCGACAAAGCTCATTTAAAAAAAACCTTCAATTTCACCATCGCAGGTGTTCCATATAAGTTAAAGACTTCTCATGAAGAACACACGGTGTACGAGCTTGTGGACTATGTCGATCAAAAAGTGACTGAGGCCTTGGCTGTGACCAAGAACTCATCCTTTCAAAATGCGGCTGTGCTAGCAGCACTTAATATTGCCGAAGAGATGATTCTGTTAAAACAAAAGGCGCAGGCCGAATTAGAAAAGCTAGAAGCTAAAGCGCTGAAACTTTCTCAAGACCTAGAAAATTCCAAAACGAACAAAGCTAGTATTTACTAA